The following are encoded in a window of Periplaneta americana isolate PAMFEO1 chromosome 13, P.americana_PAMFEO1_priV1, whole genome shotgun sequence genomic DNA:
- the LOC138712186 gene encoding trichohyalin-like, whose product MRGFCINTRTFAWKIQVVFWKLQLRKTTTTSPLPEQHIYRATTEETLTMRKTRLKILPAHCLAHIGFLLLYLSCPILAEMSRGQPDRGLESSYQLQVLEHCASPPEDPGDGGCTNHRNVQTKMTRPDPPDNEHHATCSTSEVFKLENTCSMTQRPSDDSDGRPKPATRYARRLLAARSKDQSASTPKIYAPREVKYRSLKRHHVSEEVPKSVESQVSADRRTLSASRNSLTASRTSPERNSRSSERDVNRRTAERFLSRRVSTLDVTKRLAERQSPSRTTSERRSSERDVSRRIATERLSIRRTSTERTYANTDDTRRTSTERLHQKTIERRMSTVEISRRTSPERQSTRRTSLQRKLTESDGNRRLTERQSTHRIASERRMAESREMSVDSQSTRRTSPERRMTDHEISRRTQNERRSDIRFARRTMSAERVSVIPVSSRTSSERKDADIRVSDNPSSYRRQANYRNMEGQINRHSNERLNSERRSTSRKTLSEQRNASEQRSYRRNSLDNKRSYEERLSIRRISEIRHDAERRNAIRRTTRSVSPERRVYSQGSIDRRDSRTLSSERGHEIRSSTRISADRELLEIRLSRDRRSNEFRRNSITSKATERASLSRRQANIEQRSFRRNSLPESRTAERSRFSRSISESNLDSQSRNSIRRTIQSISPERTVSFQASIERRESHALSPARMSSLERVSNMRSRVVVERKLADARELPSYRRQKESRQVSVGTDRFQPNRRSNERLDSERQLSSRRNQVEERRISSQRSFKRNSLQETRNSVERRLTRSVSEARLGAEQRNTVRRTTRSVSPERRVSVDRRESRTMPPSNTRMSSERVSDVRSGKVAEKQLIDNRVLPDYHRKVESRRVSVITERTLPNRRSIERQSSERQFNSRRISTEERKLSGQRSHTRNSLREMYNSAERRLTRTISKTRIDAEQRSTVRRTTRSVSTESRISVDRRESRASSLSRAVMPTGRFSVSRSSNTDRKLNSRRMSLNDRKLSGQRSYRRNSLDELHNSAGRRLTRSISDTRLDVEQRNTIRRTTRSVSPESRISVDRRESTALSSARITSSQRVSDVRYKSTINDERKSVDISSYRRQTESRKASTTERSLANRRSSERLNSERQLHSIKNQFDERRVSDQRTYRRNSLNSAERRFTRSISETRLDSERRNTIRRTTRSVSPERRRSSEVALNHRGSRTAVRADRNRETRMTERLVSRRSNELGVTRRMTAENQSSRRITFERRSSFGMSTERLTVQKSLAAERRMSDLTASRRNSNERLSSRRTPVKLSETSRSERISTERRLGDLTLTRSSVERRSTSPARRMSTVPDESRRTSSERLAKIRSTFDRRSDTKLHRSLSSERRQTESGAVSLAGRRASERVMAQRSVSRLSQSEDRNLSELRSYRRNSLEGIRTSNERRSARTVSKTHFDSDTRNAIRRTTRSVSADRRYSMRLISQRSSPRLSEERRNMKQSRERLNSDRRIGSHQMRDVRLSLDNSISRAAADRKLSAERRNIINGKSTDRRERDERSKIKLSRDRSSTLSRNNRASEEQFSTRRDSRLATERALASRDSRRTSVVHLSFVRNTRLTERLSVARNSRRTSEVLESRRISGERLYNQRYDSRSMARRVSVRNLRSASTERLSNQRSITANDEIVTVRDSRISAHRLSDRRDSMHSSERLSSYRNAREAYTERLMLTRSSRTSVEHLSAIRNSRRVMNENRFVRQTLPNYTMARRTTTGAQRQIPTFQTISRKFDVRLASGHLLNNKASQQELEISQKQLVTADNTTLKTESLLGTGLSLETVKNTIGYLDLSQFMGKQNNWSANIYEYITNFLATLAVMWPALAICKGNMLESVENYDVASILSTKMEHLNSFFIDKPSSNYALVPDSLALFDSAKTSPRDGMLNAVIGGGATVAFMLLSTKTK is encoded by the exons ATGAGAGGATTCTGTATAAATACCAGGACCTTTGCTTGGAAAATTCAAGTTGTCTTCTGGAAGCTGCAGTTGAGGAAGACTACCACTACTTCGCCTCTTCCAGAGCAACACATCTACAGAGCTACAACCGAG GAAACTCTCACCATGCGAAAGACCCGTCTGAAGATCTTGCCGGCTCACTGCCTGGCCCACATCGGGTTCCTACTCCTCTATCTCTCTTGTCCCATCCTAGCCGAGATGTCGCGTGGCCAGCCAGACCGCGGCTTGGAGTCCTCATATCAGCTGCAAGTGTTGGAACATTGCGCAAG TCCTCCGGAAGATCCAGGGGACGGAGGATGCACCAACCACCGGAATGTTCAAACGAAGATGACTAGGCCTGACCCACCGGACAACGAACACCACGCTACTTGTTCCACTTCGGAAGTGTTCAAACTGGAGAATACTTGCTCGATGACACAGCGGCCCTCGGACGACAGCGACGGACGCCCTAAGCCAGCCACACGGTACGCTAGAAGGCTCTTGGCTGCTCGTTCAAAAGACCAGAGTGCATCAACGCCTAAGATCTACGCTCCGAGAGAAGTGAAGTACAGGTCCCTGAAAAGGCATCATGTCTCCGAGGAAGTACCTAAATCTGTAGAAAGTCAAGTTTCGGCAGACAGGAGGACGTTGTCGGCTTCCCGCAATAGTCTGACTGCCTCAAGAACTTCTCCTGAACGGAATTCAAGGTCATCAGAACGTGACGTCAATAGAAGGACAGCTGAAAGATTTCTCTCTCGAAGAGTCTCAACTTTGGACGTGACAAAAAGGCTGGCAGAAAGGCAATCTCCAAGCAGAACTACTTCCGAACGCAGGAGCTCTGAAAGAGATGTATCCAGAAGAATCGCTACAGAGAGACTGTCTATTCGAAGGACATCAACAGAGCGAACATACGCTAACACTGACGACACAAGGAGAACATCAACTGAAAGACTTCATCAGAAAACAATTGAACGTAGAATGTCAACTGTTGAAATTTCAAGAAGAACATCTCCAGAAAGACAGTCAACTCGAAGAACATCTCTACAACGCAAACTCACGGAATCGGATGGAAATAGAAGACTAACTGAAAGGCAGTCTACGCATAGGATTGCATCAGAACGTAGAATGGCTGAGTCTAGAGAAATGTCAGTAGATAGTCAATCAACCCGCAGAACGTCACCAGAACGTAGGATGACTGATCATGAAATTTCGAGGCGAACTCAAAATGAACGGCGATCTGATATAAGGTTTGCTCGTCGAACGATGTCTGCAGAAAGGGTTTCTGTAATTCCAGTCTCATCTAGAACATCTTCTGAAAGGAAAGATGCAGATATTCGAGTTTCCGACAATCCTTCATCTTACCGTCGCCAGGCCAATTACAGAAATATGGAGGGGCAGATCAATCGTCATTCAAATGAGCGTCTCAACTCCGAACGACGATCAACTTCAAGGAAAACTCTTTCAGAACAAAGAAACGCTTCGGAACAAAGGTCTTACAGGAGAAACTCTCTTGATAACAAGCGAAGTTACGAAGAACGACTATCCATTAGAAGAATTTCAGAGATAAGACATGATGCTGAAAGAAGGAATGCTATCCGACGCACTACAAGAAGTGTCTCTCCTGAACGCCGTGTTTATTCCCAAGGATCAATTGATCGTCGCGATTCTAGAACACTTTCGTCGGAGAGAGGTCATGAAATACGATCTTCAACAAGAATATCCGCTGATCGGGAATTGCTTGAAATTCGCCTTTCTCGAGATCGTCGCTCCAATGAATTTAGGAGAAATTCTATTACGAGCAAGGCAACTGAACGGGCATCTCTTAGTCGACGTCAAGCTAACATAGAGCAGCGATCGTTCAGGAGAAACTCACTTCCTGAATCACGTACCGCAGAACGAAGTCGCTTTTCAAGGAGTATTTCAGAATCAAATCTTGATTCTCAAAGCAGAAACAGTATTCGACGCACAATCCAAAGTATCTCCCCTGAGCGCACAGTGTCTTTCCAAGCATCCATTGAACGTCGCGAATCTCACGCACTTTCACCTGCAAGAATGTCATCGTTAGAAAGAGTCTCCAATATGCGATCTAGAGTAGTCGTTGAAAGGAAATTAGCTGATGCGAGAGAACTTCCATCTTATCGCCGACAGAAAGAATCGAGGCAAGTTTCTGTGGGAACTGACAGATTCCAACCAAACCGACGTTCAAATGAGCGTCTGGACTCTGAACGGCAGTTAAGTTCACGGAGAAACCAAGTGGAAGAACGACGAATCTCAAGTCAGCGATCCTTCAAAAGGAATTCTCTTCAAGAAACACGCAATTCTGTAGAACGACGATTAACTAGGAGTGTTTCGGAAGCAAGACTCGGTGCTGAACAAAGAAACACCGTTCGGCGAACTACTCGAAGCGTCTCTCCTGAACGTCGAGTATCAGTTGATCGTCGCGAATCCAGGACAATGCCCCCTTCAAACACCAGAATGTCATCAGAAAGAGTATCAGATGTGCGGTCTGGAAAGGTCGCTGAAAAGCAGCTAATTGATAATCGTGTCCTTCCGGATTACCACCGAAAAGTGGAATCCAGGAGAGTTTCTGTGATAACCGAAAGAACTCTGCCAAACAGACGTTCAATTGAACGTCAGAGTTCCGAACGACAATTTAATTCACGGAGAATATCCACAGAAGAAAGAAAACTCTCAGGTCAAAGATCGCATACAAGAAACTCTCTTCGCGAAATGTATAACTCTGCTGAACGACGCCTGACAAGGACTATTTCGAAAACAAGGATTGATGCTGAGCAAAGAAGCACTGTTCGACGAACTACACGAAGCGTCTCCACAGAAAGTAGAATATCAGTTGATCGTCGCGAATCAAGAGCCTCATCATTATCAAGAGCAGTAATGCCAACGGGGAGATTTTCTGTTAGTCGATCTTCGAACACTGACCGGAAATTGAATTCAAGAAGGATGTCCCTGAATGACCGAAAACTCTCTGGTCAGAGATCCTACAGGAGAAACTCCCTTGATGAACTGCACAACTCCGCAGGACGAAGATTGACAAGATCTATTTCGGATACAAGGCTTGATGTTGAACAAAGAAACACCATTCGACGCACTACGCGCAGTGTTTCCCCTGAAAGCCGAATATCAGTTGACCGTCGCGAATCTACAGCACTATCGTCTGCAAGAATAACGTCATCACAAAGAGTTTCTGATGTGCGATATAAGTCTACGATTAATGATGAACGTAAATCAGTAGATATTTCTTCTTACCGCCGCCAGACGGAATCCAGAAAAGCGTCTACAACGGAGAGATCCTTAGCTAACCGACGTTCAAGTGAACGTTTGAATTCTGAGCGACAATTACATTCAATAAAAAACCAATTCGATGAAAGGAGAGTATCAGATCAAAGAACATACAGAAGAAACTCTCTCAACTCTGCAGAACGACGTTTCACAAGAAGTATCTCGGAAACGAGGCTTGATTCTGAACGAAGGAACACCATCCGAAGAACAACCCGAAGTGTCTCTCCCGAACGTCGACGGTCTTCTGAAGTAGCGCTTAATCATCGCGGTTCTAGGACGGCCGTAAGGGCTGATCGCAACAGGGAGACGAGGATGACAGAGAGGCTTGTTTCCCGAAGATCAAACGAACTAGGCGTAACCCGGAGGATGACAGCTGAAAATCAGTCTTCCAGAAGAATTACTTTTGAACGCAGGAGCTCATTCGGAATGTCAACTGAAAGGCTTACTGTTCAGAAATCATTAGCCGCAGAGCGCAGAATGTCCGATCTTACTGCTTCACGGAGAAATTCAAACGAAAGGCTTTCTTCTAGAAGAACGCCTGTAAAACTCTCTGAAACTAGCAGGAGTGAAAGAATTTCGACTGAACGTAGATTAGGTGATTTAACTTTGACAAGATCGTCAGTCGAAAGACGATCAACATCTCCAGCACGTAGAATGTCGACTGTTCCGGACGAGTCAAGGAGAACTTCGTCAGAAAGATTAGCTAAAATCAGATCAACCTTTGATCGGAGATCTGATACCAAACTTCATCGCAGTCTTTCTTCAGAACGTCGTCAGACAGAATCTGGGGCAGTTTCTTTGGCAGGTCGACGAGCAAGTGAACGGGTAATGGCACAGAGATCAGTCTCAAGGCTATCACAATCAGAGGATAGAAATTTATCGGAGTTGAGATCTTACAGGAGAAATTCTCTCGAAGGAATTCGTACTTCTAATGAGAGACGTTCAGCAAGGACTGTTTCCAAAACACATTTTGATTCCGATACGAGGAACGCCATTCGACGAACAACACGAAGTGTTTCCGCTGATCGTCGCTATTCTATGCGGCTAATATCTCAACGTTCATCTCCTAGGTTGTCTGAAGAAAGGCGAAATATGAAGCAGTCACGTGAGAGACTGAATTCTGACAGGCGAATTGGTTCCCACCAAATGCGTGATGTAAGGCTATCTTTGGACAATTCAATTTCAAGAGCAGCAGCTGACCGAAAACTATCTGCAGAACGACGTAATATTATTAATGGGAAATCTACTGATCGCCGAGAACGTGACGAACGTTCCAAAATCAAATTGTCTCGTGACAGAAGTTCAACTTTATCAAGGAATAACCGCGCATCTGAGGAGCAATTTTCTACAAGGAGAGATTCCAGACTAGCAACTGAACGTGCTTTAGCTTCTAGAGATTCGAGACGAACATCAGTTGTGCACCTTTCGTTTGTTAGAAACACCAGACTAACAGAACGCTTGTCTGTTGCAAGAAACTCAAGACGAACATCTGAAGTGTTGGAATCGAGAAGGATTTCTGGTGAACGCCTATACAATCAAAGGTATGACAGTCGCTCAATGGCACGTAGGGTTTCAGTAAGAAATCTAAGAAGTGCTTCTACTGAACGACTTTCAAATCAAAGATCAATTACAGCTAACGACGAAATAGTAACTGTTAGGGACTCACGGATTTCTGCACATCGTCTGTCAGATCGAAGGGATTCCATGCATTCGTCTGAACGTTTGTCTTCCTATAGAAATGCACGAGAAGCATACACAGAACGTCTAATGTTGACAAGAAGTTCTAGAACATCTGTTGAACATCTGTCAGCTATACGAAATTCCAGGCGTGTGATGAATGAAAACAGATTTGTTAGGCAGACTCTGCCCAACTACACTATGGCTAGAAGAACAACTACCGGAGCTCAACGCCAAATCCCCACATTCCAAACCATATCAAGGAAATTCGATGTGAGGTTAGCTTCTGGACATCTCTTAAATAATAAGGCTTCCCAACAGGAACTAGAAATATCTCAGAAACAATTAGTTACTGCAGATAATACAACCCTGAAGACTGAATCATTGCTGGGTACTGGCTTGTCATTGGAAACTGTTAAAAATACTATTGGATATCTTGATCTCTCACAATTTATGGGAAAGCAAAACAACTGGTCTGccaatatttatgaatatataacaaatttcctTGCTACTTTAGCAGTAATGTGGCCTGCACTAGCAATATGCAAGGGAAACATGTTAGAATCCGTTGAAAACTATGATGTGGCATCAATATTATCAACCAAAATGGAACATCTCAACAGTTTCTTCATTGACAAG